Proteins co-encoded in one Prunus persica cultivar Lovell chromosome G6, Prunus_persica_NCBIv2, whole genome shotgun sequence genomic window:
- the LOC109949614 gene encoding uncharacterized protein LOC109949614, translating into MPGISSNTWIIDTGAFDHMTYDDNMFDCLVTLVTPILLVLMVYIPQLSVKDLKTHEKIGHGKQIGGCITYNYRLQQFIGVSLIKSKVAVSETSNNFGCGIFHASVKVFQTDNEGEYVNHTLTQFFRDQVALSLMLDMSVPHHLWGHGVLATAYLINHTPSWVQDFKTPLDVLCAHSPPVSVSKLPPKVFGCIAYVHVYSHQQSKLDPCALCSVFIGYSTTQKGYKCYVPSSQKVHVTLDVTFHEEVPYYVSSSSPIQETGGVN; encoded by the exons ATGCCAGGTATAAGTTCTAATACTTGGATAATTGACACTGGAGCTTTTGATCATATGACTTATGATGATAATATGTTTGATTGTCTCGTAACCCTCGTGACCCCTATATTACTAGTGCTAATGGTTTACATTCCCCAGTTATCGGTGAAG gATCTCAAGACTCACGAGAAGATTGGGCATGGTAAACAGATAGGGGGTTGTATTACTTACAATTACCGACTGCAACAGTTCATAGGTGTGTCACTAATAAAGTCTAAGGTGGCAGTGTCAGAGACAAGCAATAACTTTGGCTGTGGCATT TTTCATGCCAGTGTTAAAGTATTTCAAACTGATAATGAAGGTGAATATGTGAATCATACCTTGACCCAGTTCTTCCGTGATCAAG TTGCTCTCTCCCTTATGTTGGATATGTCTGTTCCCCACCATCTTTGGGGACATGGTGTTTTGGCCACTGCCTATCTGATTAATCATACTCCTAGTTGGGTTCAGGATTTCAAGACTCCGCTTGATGTATTATGTGCCCATAGTCCTCCAGTTTCGGTCTCTAAGCTACCTCCGAAGGTGTTTGGGTGTATTGCTTATGTTCATGTCTACTCCCATCAACAGAGTAAACTTGACCCATGTGCTCTCTGCAGCGTCTTCATTGGCTATTCTACCACTCAAAAGGGTTACAAGTGCTATGTCCCATCTTCACAGAAGGTACATGTTACTTTGGATGTCACCTTTCATGAAGAAGTA